One Myotis daubentonii chromosome 3, mMyoDau2.1, whole genome shotgun sequence genomic window carries:
- the TMEM35B gene encoding transmembrane protein 35B yields the protein MALLVAALRVLLGGFFALTGAAKLSEQISASASQQMKALFEQFAEVFPLKVFGYQPDPMSYQVTVGWLELLAGLLLALGPPRLQEISNFLLIVLMMGSIFTLVSLKESLNTCIPAVVCLVLLVLLDICQFLVRTEKVVRPIRKKRPSSAKGS from the exons ATGGCGCTGCTGGTCGCCGCTCTGCGAGTCCTGCTGGGCGGCTTCTTCGCGCTCACGGGGGCGGCCAAGCTCTCGGAGCAGATCTCGGCTTCTGCGTCGCAGCAGATG AAAGCCCTGTTCGAGCAGTTCGCTGAGGTGTTCCCGTTGAAGGTGTTCGGCTACCAGCCAGATCCCATGAGCTACCAAGTGACTGTAGGCTGGTTGGAACTGCTGGCTGGGttgctgctggccctgggcccacCAAGGCTGCAAGAGATCAGTAACTTTCTCTTGATCGTGCTCATGATGG GGTCCATCTTCACGTTGGTGTCTCTGAAGGAGTCACTGAACACCTGCATCCCGGCTGTCGTCTGCCTGGTGCTCCTGGTGTTGCTGGATATCTGCCAGTTCTTAGTCAGAACTGAGAAGGTGGTCAGACCCATAAGGAAGAAGAGGCCAAGTTCGGCCAAGGGATCCTGA